In Beutenbergia cavernae DSM 12333, the DNA window CGGCGCGGCCCCGCGGCACGGAAGGTAGGCACCATGACCCCCGAACTGCTCGGCCAGCTCGCCGTTCTCGCGCTGATCGACTCCACGAGCTTCGGCACCCTGCTCATCCCGATCTGGCTCATGCTTGCGCCCGGGCGGCTTCGCGCCGGCCGTGTGCTCGTGTTTCTCGGCACGGTCGGGACGTTCTACTTCGTGCTCGGTCTGGCGCTGCTGGCTGGCGCCACGGCGCTGTACGGCCGGCTCGGCGGATGGCTGGAGAGTCCGACCGCCGGGTACCTGCAGCTTGCGCTCGGTGTCGGCCTCTTCGTGGCGTCGTTCTACATCGGACGCAAGAAGAAGGGCGACGACGCCGCCGATCCCACCGCGAAGCCGGGTCGCCTCTCGAGGTGGCGTGCTCGCGCGATGGGCGCCGACGCCGCGGTGGTGGGCGGCGCCGGGGCGGTCAGCGGGAGTGGCGCGGCGCCGAACGCGACCGCGGGCAGCGGCGGGGCTGCGGGCTCGACCGCGGGCAGCCCTGGGGCGATGAGCTCGACCACCGGCAGCGGCGGGGCGGCGGGCGCCTACGCCGCTCCGGCGTCGACGGTGCCGACCGGCGCCTACGCTGCTCCGGCGCCGACCGGAGCGCTCACCACCGACCGGCGCGCGGCGCGTTCGTCGCTGCTCGCCCTCATGGGTCTCGCGCTGGGCGCGGCGCTCATCGAGTCGGCGAGCATGATCCCGTACCTCACGGCGATCGGGCTCATGACCGGCGCCGACCTGCAGACGCCCACGGCTGTCGGGGTCCTCGCGCTCTACTGCGCCGTGATGCTGCTTCCCGCGCTCGTGATCCTCGGGGCACGGATCCTCGCGGCGGGTCTCGTGCGACGGCCGCTCGAAAAGCTCGAGGGGTGGATGACGCGGAGCGCCGCCGAGACGACGGCGTGGATCGTGGGCATCCTCGGGTTCCTCATCGCGCGTGACGCGCTCATGAGGACCGGCATCCTGGAGCAGTTCGGCGTCGTCGTGTCATGAGCCCGACCGCCGTGCTCGGTGGGAGGTCCTGCTCGACGCGACAGCGGGCGACGCTCTGGTCGGGGGCTCCGGGTCGGTCGGCGCTCCCGGTCAGATGACGCCGCTCCGCGCGAGCGCCGCTCCGGTCAGACGACGCCGAGGGCGATCATCGCGTCGGCGACCTTCGTGAAGCCGGCGATGTTCGCCCCGAGCACGTAGCTCCCCGGCGCGCCGTACTCCTCCGCGGTGTCGAGGCAGCGGTCGTGGATCGCCGCCATGATCGCGGCGAGCCGCTCCTCGGTGTAGTCGAACGTCCACGCGTCCCGCGAGGCGTTCTGCTGCATCTCCAGGGCGGACGTCGCGACCCCACCGGCGTTCGCGGCCTTGCCCGGCGCGAAGAGCACGCCGGCCGCCGCGAAGGCGGCGACGGCGTCCGGCGTCGTCGGCATGTTGGCGCCCTCCGCGACGGCGACGACTCCGTTCGCGACGAGCCGTGCGGCGTCGGCGCCCGTGAGCTCGTTCTGGGTGGCGCAGGGGAGGGCGACGTCGACCGGTACGTCCCAGATCCGGCCGTCGGACACGAACCGGGCGTCGGGCCGCGCGTCCGCATAGTCGGCGACGCGGCCGCGGTCGACCTCCTTGATCCGCCGCAGGAGCTCGACGTCCACGCCGCTCGGGTCGACGACGAACCCGGACGAGTCCGAGAACGCCACGACCTGCGCGCCGAGCGACTGCGCCTTCGTGATGGCGTGCACGGCGACGTTGCCGGACCCGGAGACCGCCACCCGGGCGCCGTCGAACGACCGGCCGCGCGTCGCGAGCATGCGCTCCGCGAACAGCACGGTGCCGTAGCCGGTGGCCTCCGTCCGCACGAGCGACCCGCCCCAGCTGATGCCCTTGCCCGTGAGGACGCCGGACTCGTACCGGTTCGTGATCCGCTTGTACTGGCCGAAGAGGTAGCCGATCTCGCGGCCGCCGACGCCGATGTCGCCCGCCGGCACGTCGGTGTACTCGCCGATGTGCCGGTAGAGCTCGGTCATGAACGACTGGCAGAACCGCATGACCTCGGCGTCCGTGCGACCTCGCGGGTCGAAGTCGGACCCGCCTTTCGCGCCGCCGAGCGGCATCCCGGTGAGCGAGTTCTTGAAGACCTGCTCGAAGCCGAGGAACTTCACCGTCCCGAGGTACACGGACGGGTGGAACCGCAGCCCGCCCTTGAACGGGCCGAGCGCCGAGTTGAACTCCACGCGGAACCCGCGGTTGATGTGTACGGCACCGGCGTCGTCGACCCACGGCACCCGGAAGATGATCTGTCGCTCGGGCTCGCAGAGCCGCTCGAGCACACCGGCGTCGACATAGCGTGGGTGCTTCGCCAGCACGGGGCCGAGGGAGTCGAACACCTCACGGACCGCCTGGTGGAACTCCGCCTCGCCGGGGTTGCGACGTAGCACGTCGTCGAAGATCTGCTTCAGGCCGGCGTCCATGTGGTCCTCGCTGCTGTGTCGGTGGCCGGGGCGCGCGTCCGCGAACCGAGGGTTGCTGTCGGTCGACGGGGCCAGTGGCCTGCTGTCGGTGGCCCGCGGCCGAGGCCATGGGCCTGCGTCGCCGGGGCGGTGAACCGGCCCAGAGTAAGCACTGTGACGGATTCCGGTACGCGCGTCCCACCTGAGGAGACGCCTGCAGTGCGGCGGCGATGCGCTTGCGGCGGCGCGGTCCGGCCCCGCGGCCCAGTCGGGTTCGGCTGTGCGGGGTTCAACACTGCGGCGGTTCGGCCACGCGGCGGTGCGGCCGTGGTTGCCAGGCGGCGGTGCGGCCATGCGGCGGTGCGGCCGTGGTTGCCAGGCGGCGGTTCGGCCACGCGGCGGTGCGGCCGTGGTTGCCAGGCGGCGGTGCGGCCACGCGGCGGTGCGTGATGCGGCCACGCGGCGCTGGACGGCTCGGCACGGGCGGGGTTCAGCAGTGCGGTGGTTCGGCTGTACGGCGCGCGTTCCGCGCTCCGGGTGCCGAGTCCGGTCGATCGCCATCGAGGCCTCGGCCTACTGGCGTCGTGGCGGCAGGGGCGGACGGTGGTAGGTGTTGCGCACCGGGCGACGCCCGGCCCCGCGGCTCGGACTGGAATTCGGCTCGTGGAACTGCGGGACTCCGGACGCGGTTGTCACGCGGCTGCGCCCGGCGTGGATGAGGTGATGGTGGTACGCGCAGAGCAGCACGCCGTCGTTGATGCTCGTGCCGCCTCCGCGCCACCACTCCACGACGTGGTGGCCTTCGCACCACGGGGCTGGGATGTGGCAGCCGGGGTAGGCGCAGCCGCCGTCTCGGGCGATCAGTGCCCGGCGCTGGTGGGGCGGAAAGAGGCGGTGCGCGCGTCCGACGTCGAGGACCTGCCCGCGTGTGCCGAGCACGATCGGGATGATGTCGGCGTCGCAGGCCAACTGGCGGACGTCACGGGCCCGGATCGGGCCGGTGTACGGAAGGTGGGCGGAGCCGAGCCCGCTCCGTAGCTCATCAAGCGAGACGGTGACCATGACCTGCGTGGGCAGACCCCCGGTCTTGGGCAGCGCCCGCACGCGAAGTGCGGCACCGCACGCCGCGAGCAGGGCGTCCAGCCGTAGCCTGGCGACGGAGCGGCGTTCGGGGGGAGCAGCGGTCGTTGCGGCCGTGGCGGTCATGCCCGCGTCGGAGCCCGCGGCGGCGTTGGGTGAGTCGCCGCCCGGGCGCGTGCCGGTGCCCGCCGTTCCGCTCTGGGGCTCGTCGGCAGCAGTGGATCCGGTATCGGTGTCGGTGCGGGCGTTCTCGCAGGTGGTGTCCTCGAACGTGCGCGGGTTGGTCGCTGTGGCGAACACGGTGTCGAGAAGCTCCCGCCCGACGTCGTCGACCAGGACGCGGAGGTGGTGCAGTCCGTGACGGCGTCCCATCTCCCACACGCCAGCGGCGGCGAGGTCCGGAACCATCGGCTCCGGGCCGTCCTGGTCGACCAGGTGGACGATCCGCTCGGCCAGGCGTCGGACACTGTCGGCGTCGACCTCCCGCGCCGCCGTCACGAGAATCTCCTCGGCACCGGTGAGCTGCTCGACCGCCTCCGCTCGGGCGCGCTCGCTCGCGGTCGCCCCGCCGTCCCCGTCGACGCCCTCCTCGCCACCGCCACCGTCCTCGTCGTGGTTCGCGACCGTGACGCCGATCGAGCGCCGGCGGCGGATAGCCTCGTCGACCTGGTGGAGTCCGCGCAGGATGTGTCCGACGGCGTCCCGATCGCCCTCGCCGTCCGCGATCAGCGCACCGACTCGAGGAAACGCCGCCGGGAGCTCTGCCCCGGAGATCGCCACGCCCGGGAGAACGTCCCGCGCCGTGGCGACCCGCCGCCGCGCTTCGTAGCCGGACAGCCGAAGTCGCACCCGCAGGGCGTCCGCCGCACTGCGATAGGGCGACCGGTTCCGCGCGGCCCGACCCCGACGACCAGCGGTGGCTCCCGCGGCGGCCTGAGGGGCCGCGGCGCCCTGTCCTGCTGACGTCGCAGCGCTGCCTCGTTCCATGAGCCCGCCGTCCGACGTGTCCTCGGTGGCCGCCGTGTCGTCACGAGTCGTTCTACCGCTCGACGTGAGCCCGCCGTTCGACCGGAGCGAACCGTTTGTCATCGCGCCGCCGTCGCCATCGACGAGCCCGAGGTGTGCACGCTTGCCGAACGACAGGGGGTGGCCGTCGTCCGCGTCGCCGAGCCGAGTAGCGCCTGCTCCGGGGTCGCGCCCACGGTCGTGGACGTCGGCCACGGCGTGTGCTGCGACGAGCTGCAGGTGCCGGACTGCGCGCGCGAAGTCCTCGATCACGGCGGCGACGTCGAGTGCCTCATCCTCGCGCCACCCGCCCGACCCCGCACCCACCGCCGCGGTGACCGACCTCATCTGCGTTTTCAAGGTGGCGGTCATGCCGTCGAGTGCGCGTACGACGGCGACCGACGTCGCACCGGGATTCCCGCGGAATCCTGGTGACGAGTCACCTGCCATCGAAAAGGCCATGCAGCAGACGCTAATTCATCGAACACACGTTCACAAGAGGTGGCGTCGAGTTCTCCTGTCAGCGAACGCCCATCCACAGGAAATGCACAGGAGGGTCGACGCCCCCTCGGGTTTGGGAGCCTGGGGACAAGTCGTCAATAGGTGTCTCGAGTGACTGGTGATCAGCGTCGGTGCGCGTCGGTAGGGTCCCCGCACGCGCTGCGAGCGGGGGCCGCTCCGCGCATCGAGGAGGCGGCCGACCATGTGTCCCTCGGATCGGCCGGTGTCGAGAGTGGTGACGCGTGGCCGGCGGTGCGCGGGCGTCGTCGGTGTCCACGGGCACAGAGTTCCGGGGTGGGGCGTGGGTGTCTGGCCCGGCGGTGCTCGGGGTTTGGGTGTGGGTGTCTGGCCCGGCGGTGCTCGGGGTGGGGTGTGGGTCTCTGGCACGGCGGAGCCCGAGGCGCGTTGTCGGTGCTCGCCGTTAGCCTCCACGCATGAGCCACCTACGCCTCCACGAAGTGACCGATCAAAACCTGCGAGCGCTCACTGATTTCCAGCTGAAGCCCGGTCAGGAGCGCTTTGTGGCCCCGGTGGTGCTCTCGATCGCCGAGGCGTACGTGACACCGACGGCGTGGCCGCGGGCCATCCTCGAGCAGGACAAGATTGTGGGTTTCGTCATGGCCAACTTCGATCCTGACAACGAGATCGAGGCCTTTCGCTGCGGGATATGGCGGCTGAACATCGCCGCCCACGCTCAGGGGCGAGGTGTGGGCCGCTTCGCAGTCGAGGAAGTCGCCAGCGAGGCGCGGAAACGGGGGCAGGACCGGATGACTGTTCTCTGGGCGGAAGGCGAGGGCGGACCGGAGAGCTTCTACCTGCGCTGCGGGTTCGAGCCGACCGGGGAGCGGATCTTCGACCAGACTCTCGGGGTGCGCACCACCGCCGCGTCGGCGCCGCGCACCTGAACACCGCGTACCTGAACACGGGGGCCGCCGCCTCGGCATCGCGGTAGGTGAACACGGGGGGCCGCCGTGTGGGCATCGCGGTAGGTGAACACGGGGGGCCGCCGTGTGGGCATCGCGGTAGGTGAACATGGGGGCCGCCGTGTGGGCATCGCGGTAGGTGAACATGGGGGCCGCCGTGTGGGCATCGCGGTAGGTGAACATGGGGGCCGCCGTGTGGGCATCGCGGTAGGTGAACACCGGGGCCGCCGCGAAGTGCGCCCGCCTCCCGACCCGCGGATCCCGACCGGCGTCCCCTCGGCCGCCAGCCGCTCGTCGGCACGCTCTTCAGCTCGGCAGGAGGCCTGCCTGCGCCCAGCTCGACCCGTCGAAGCCCACCCCCACCCCGATCGGCACGATGCGGCGGCGCGCCGCCGCCGTCGTCGTCGTCGCCCGCTCCGCACCCAGCAACGCGGCGAGGAGGGCGCGCGCCGCGGCGTCGTCGGTCGTCGCGGACAGGCGCCGCACAGCGTCGTCGTCGTCGGCGAACACCGCACCTGCGGGCGCGAACCAGGTGATGGCCACCGGGACGGTACGCCCGCCGGGGCTCGGGCTCTCGCCGGGGCTGGGGCTCTCGCCGGGGCTGGGGCTCCCCCCGGGACCGGGAGCGAACGCGACGCTGAGCCCGCACGGCCTGGGCAGCGCCTCGGACCGCAGGAGCTCACGAACACGTGCGCGCAAGAGGCCGTCCGAACCGAGCGTCGACCGCTCGAACGCCAGGAGGTCCACCTCCTCCGCGCGCTCGGCACGTGCGTACCACTCGGTGGTGCCGTCGTCGGCGACACCGGCCATGCGCCACGTCAGCCCCCACGAGCGGAACACGGGATGGGCCGCGGGGTCTGGCAGCCGGGCGCCGTCGGGCACCTCGGCGTACACCTTCGCTCCATCACGTCCGTCCTCGGCGTGGCGCCCGGCGAGCCACGCCCCGTACCGCAGCGGCCGCCCGTGCTGCGCCTGCGCAAGCGACTGCGTGTCGACGCCGGCCCACGTCCCCGCGAGCGTGAGCCGCTGGGCCGTCGGCGTCTCCGGCGGGGCGACCTCCGCCGTCCAGCGCAACGACGCATCGCGCCCGGTCCAGGCCAGCTCGACCGGCGCCCCGCTCGTCGTCAGCCGGGAGAAGCGACCGGCGATCTCGGGCCACGTCGACCGCGCGACGCCGTCGAGCAGAGCGGCCAGCGCCAGGCGCGCCCGCGTCGCCGCCGCCGGCACCACTGCCGCCGCCCGTTCCAGGGTGCGTTCCACGGCGTCGACGACGTCGGCTGTGGAGCTCGCGGCAGCGGCAGCACTCACGGCGGCGGTCCTCTCGTCGGTCCCGATGGTCGGCGCGTCCCTCACCGGATCGGCACGAGAATCTCCGTGGACTCGACGAACGCCCGCTGGTCGAAGAGCCCCGGCCCGGAGAACGTGAACCGGTGCCGATACGTGCGGAGGTCGCCGTCGCGCAGCGCGATCCGGATGCGCACCGGCTCGACCTGCGTGCCGGGGATCTCCCGCCGCACCTCGCGCACGTAGGAGTTCGCGTCGTCGCGGTACTCGAGGTCGATGAACACGGTGGCGACAGCCGCCGCGTCGAACTGCGGCACGAACACCACCTCGAGCGCGCTCTCCAGGAGGTCGTGCACCACGACGACGTCGTCGACCGCCTCGGCCGGCGGCGCCGTCTCGCTCGTGCCGTCGGTCAGGTTCTGCGTCACGGTGAACGTCACGCCGCGCCCGTCAGGGCCGGGAAGCGCCCCGCGGATCCGGAACGTCTGCGGTCCAGAGTCCTTCGTGAGCGTGAGCAGTCCACGCGGCTCCGGGTCGGCATACCCATGGGCCTCGAGGCGGATGTCGAGCGACGCGACGGTCTCCCAGTCGACGACTCCCGGCTCGAACCTGATCTCGCGGAACTCCACGTGCTCGAACGGGTTGAGCACGAGGTCCCGCTTGACCGTGTCGGCCTCGACGACCTCGTAGTGGGCGGCGTCCGCCTCCCAGCCCGCCTGCGGCGCGAAGTCGAAGCGGATCGTGGCGTCGTAGTCGAGGTCGCGCGTGGAGTTGAGGAAGAACGTGGCGGTCTTCGGCGCGGCGTCCTGCGGCGTGAACGTCAGCTCGTGGTGCTTGTGATCCGCCGGCACGGCAGGGTCGCCGTAGTCGATCGCGATGTGCGCACGGGACAGCCCGATCGGCGCGAAGTCCGTGGCCGTGCTGGCCGTGATCGTCATCTCGCGGAAGAACGGGTCGTCGAGGTCGATCTCCTTGAAGAGCACGTCGTCGCCGGCGAGGTCCTTGATGAGCAGCCCGAGGAAACCCTGCGGGGCGAAGACCCGCCGGACCGCCTCCGCGCGCTGGTACTTCACCGTGAGCTTCTTGCGCTCCTCCTGGCGCACGAACTTGAGCTTGAACGCGACGGCCGTGGGGAGCTCGAGCGGCTTCGCGCCGCCGCCGGTTCCCGTTCCGGTGCCTGTCCCGGTGCCCGTGCCGGTGCCGGTTCCGGTGCCCGTGCCAGTCCCGGTCCCGGTCCCGGTGCCGGTTCCGGTCCCCGTGCCAGTCCCAGTCCCAGTCCCGGTCCCGCCGGTCGACGCCGCTCGCGCGATCGTCCCGCTCCACGTCCGCGCCGCCCCAGGCACCTGCGCGGTGACGTGCACGACACGGTTGTCCGGGTCGCCGCCCATCGGGGAGTGCGTGCCCGGCCGCGTGCTGGCGGGCGTGTCACCCCGCGCGGCCTCCGCCGCGATCGTGCCGCCGGCGGACGTGACGACGGCGTGCGCGACGGCGAGCCGGCGTTCCGAGAGCTGCTGGTTGTACCGCGTGCGCTGCGTGTCGTCGGAGACGGCGGGGGAGTGCTCGTGGCTGGCGTGCGCGGACAGGCGCACGCTCTTCGTGCCGGGCAGGGCGAGGATCCAGGCGCGCAGGCGGTCCGCGCCCCGCTCCGGTCCCGTCCACGCGCCGTCGCCCTCGATCCGCAGCGTCCCCGACGCATCCTGGTACCGCGGATCGGTCGTCGAGTTGGAGACGTACGAGCGGAACTCCGTGCTCGGCGGCTGCACGGCCCAGCCGTTCCGCGCGGGCTTGTCGAAGTCGAAGAACAGACCGAAGACCTGCTCCGTCGCCGTGCCCGGCCACTCGACCGTGATCGGGTGCGACGACGCGGCGGCCACGTCGATCACCACGGCACCTCCCGCGCCCGGCGTCACCGCCTTCCCGTCAACGGTGACCTTCGCCCCCGCCCCGGTCACCGTCACCGTCTCGGACGTGCCGGTGGCGGACGGCTGGTGCGTGACCGCCAGCCCGGCGGGAAGAGGATTCGGCGACGACGCCGTCGTCGTCAGCGTGGCGCGTTGCAGGACCGGCGCCGTCGTCCCCCCGGCAGGCGGAGTCCCACCGGCAGGCGGAGTCCCCCCGGCGGGCGGGGTGCCGCCGGCGGGGGGAGTCCCACCGGCCGGAGGCGTCGCGGGCGGTGTGGCAGGTGGGGTGGCCGGCGGCGTCGGGATCGTGGCCGAGGCACCCGACGTCGCGAGCTGCCCCGGAACGAGGGTCGGCTCGAACCACTTCGCGAGCAGGTCGTTCTTGAAGAACTCGAGCGCCCACTTCTCCTGCTCGACCTCGTCCGCCTCGCCGGTGAAGTTGACCACCTTGATCGTGATCGCTCCCTCCTGCACGAGCGACTCGAATGCGGCGTCGATGCCCGCCTTCACGAACTTGTACTGCGCCTCGATGCTCGCGCTGAAGTGGTTGAAGATCCGCTCGAAGTCGGCCGTGATCTCGACGTCGAGCGCCGGCCGCATCGCCAGGTAGTTCATCGTGTAGACGACGCCGATGGGCGCCATCCCGTCCGTCATCGCCTCGCGCACGATCGTCGCCCCGGCCTGTGTGAGCTTGAGGCTGAACGCGGCGACGTTGCGGTGGTCCATCGACGGCACCGTGGCCCCGAGGATCGACTCGACCGCGCGGAACGTGCCGGGCCCACCGTCGGGCGCCTCCGTCCCGCCGCTCCCCTGCAGGTCCAGCGCGATGCACTGCACGGTGCCGCCGTCGAACGGCGGCTGGGCGAGGATCGGCGTCGCTGTCACCCCGGGCTCGCTCGCGACACGGGCGCGGATGCGGGACTCGGCGTTCGGGGCGAGCGTCAGCACGCTCTCGAACATCACGAACCCGCCTCCCTCCAGTCCCGTGCCGGCCTCCGCCGGCTTGAACGCCATGAACTGGAACGCGGGCCGGCTCCCGTCCGCGGTCTCCCCGATCGCCACGTGCGGCGGGAGGTACCAGAAGCGGTTCGGGTCGGCGTGGTCGCGGTACACCGTCATGTCGTCGACGGTGATGGGCTGGGAGAGGCTCAACATGGCGGTGTCCTGACAGTGTGGTCGGGTGTCACGGAGTCGTGACGACGAGGTCGAGAGCGGAGGCGGGCTGCCACTCCACGACGCGGGAGAGCCCGTTCTCGAACAGGAACGTCGAGCGGTACTCGTAGGAGTCGCGGGCGGCGTCGACGTAGTCGTACTCGAAGGCGGCCTCCGCGGTGGCGGCGTCGAGGATCACCGTGTCGGCGAAGCTGAGCCCCGCGAGCAGGTCCTCGAACCGGAGCTCGACGGTGACCTTGCGCATCTTCCGGTCGAGGAAGTCCCGGGGACGGTGCACCCGCACCGCCCGGCGTCCCTTCATCTCCGGGGCCAGCACGATGCGCCGCTCGGCCGTGACGGACTCCGGGAGCGTCACGGTGCGCCCGTCGGCGTACTGGAACGTCACCGTGTAGAACACGTCCCGCTTCGTGGGGTCGCGCAGGTCGACGGAGAACTTCTGCGGCGCCGCGCCCTGCTGGAACGTGAACGAGTCCTCGAGCACCAG includes these proteins:
- a CDS encoding GAP family protein, which produces MTPELLGQLAVLALIDSTSFGTLLIPIWLMLAPGRLRAGRVLVFLGTVGTFYFVLGLALLAGATALYGRLGGWLESPTAGYLQLALGVGLFVASFYIGRKKKGDDAADPTAKPGRLSRWRARAMGADAAVVGGAGAVSGSGAAPNATAGSGGAAGSTAGSPGAMSSTTGSGGAAGAYAAPASTVPTGAYAAPAPTGALTTDRRAARSSLLALMGLALGAALIESASMIPYLTAIGLMTGADLQTPTAVGVLALYCAVMLLPALVILGARILAAGLVRRPLEKLEGWMTRSAAETTAWIVGILGFLIARDALMRTGILEQFGVVVS
- the gdhA gene encoding NADP-specific glutamate dehydrogenase, with translation MDAGLKQIFDDVLRRNPGEAEFHQAVREVFDSLGPVLAKHPRYVDAGVLERLCEPERQIIFRVPWVDDAGAVHINRGFRVEFNSALGPFKGGLRFHPSVYLGTVKFLGFEQVFKNSLTGMPLGGAKGGSDFDPRGRTDAEVMRFCQSFMTELYRHIGEYTDVPAGDIGVGGREIGYLFGQYKRITNRYESGVLTGKGISWGGSLVRTEATGYGTVLFAERMLATRGRSFDGARVAVSGSGNVAVHAITKAQSLGAQVVAFSDSSGFVVDPSGVDVELLRRIKEVDRGRVADYADARPDARFVSDGRIWDVPVDVALPCATQNELTGADAARLVANGVVAVAEGANMPTTPDAVAAFAAAGVLFAPGKAANAGGVATSALEMQQNASRDAWTFDYTEERLAAIMAAIHDRCLDTAEEYGAPGSYVLGANIAGFTKVADAMIALGVV
- a CDS encoding HNH endonuclease signature motif containing protein, giving the protein MAFSMAGDSSPGFRGNPGATSVAVVRALDGMTATLKTQMRSVTAAVGAGSGGWREDEALDVAAVIEDFARAVRHLQLVAAHAVADVHDRGRDPGAGATRLGDADDGHPLSFGKRAHLGLVDGDGGAMTNGSLRSNGGLTSSGRTTRDDTAATEDTSDGGLMERGSAATSAGQGAAAPQAAAGATAGRRGRAARNRSPYRSAADALRVRLRLSGYEARRRVATARDVLPGVAISGAELPAAFPRVGALIADGEGDRDAVGHILRGLHQVDEAIRRRRSIGVTVANHDEDGGGGEEGVDGDGGATASERARAEAVEQLTGAEEILVTAAREVDADSVRRLAERIVHLVDQDGPEPMVPDLAAAGVWEMGRRHGLHHLRVLVDDVGRELLDTVFATATNPRTFEDTTCENARTDTDTGSTAADEPQSGTAGTGTRPGGDSPNAAAGSDAGMTATAATTAAPPERRSVARLRLDALLAACGAALRVRALPKTGGLPTQVMVTVSLDELRSGLGSAHLPYTGPIRARDVRQLACDADIIPIVLGTRGQVLDVGRAHRLFPPHQRRALIARDGGCAYPGCHIPAPWCEGHHVVEWWRGGGTSINDGVLLCAYHHHLIHAGRSRVTTASGVPQFHEPNSSPSRGAGRRPVRNTYHRPPLPPRRQ
- a CDS encoding GNAT family N-acetyltransferase, giving the protein MSHLRLHEVTDQNLRALTDFQLKPGQERFVAPVVLSIAEAYVTPTAWPRAILEQDKIVGFVMANFDPDNEIEAFRCGIWRLNIAAHAQGRGVGRFAVEEVASEARKRGQDRMTVLWAEGEGGPESFYLRCGFEPTGERIFDQTLGVRTTAASAPRT